From Sporosarcina sp. Te-1, the proteins below share one genomic window:
- the rplB gene encoding 50S ribosomal protein L2, with product MAIKKYKPTSNGRRNMTSSDFSDITTDKPEKSLLTPLKRKGGRNNQGRMTVRHQGGGHKRQYRVIDFQRLKDGIPGRVATIEYDPNRSANIALINYADGEKRYILAPKGLEVGMTIMSGPEADIRVGNSLPLENIPMGSTIHNIELKPGKGGQLVRSAGTSAQLLGREGKYVIIRLQSGEVRMVLATCRATIGQVGNEQHELINIGKAGRSRWLGKRPTVRGSVMNPNDHPHGGGEGRTPIGRPTPVTPWGKPALGYKTRKKNNKSDKLIVRRRKK from the coding sequence ATGGCGATTAAGAAATACAAACCTACCTCCAACGGACGTCGTAACATGACTAGCTCGGACTTCTCTGACATCACGACAGATAAGCCGGAAAAATCATTGCTTACACCGCTTAAACGCAAAGGCGGCCGTAACAACCAAGGTAGAATGACTGTTCGTCACCAAGGTGGAGGCCACAAGCGCCAATACCGTGTCATCGATTTCCAACGTCTGAAAGATGGCATTCCAGGACGCGTTGCTACGATCGAATACGATCCAAACCGTTCTGCTAACATCGCATTGATCAACTATGCAGATGGAGAGAAACGCTACATTCTAGCACCAAAAGGTCTTGAAGTAGGCATGACAATCATGTCTGGACCGGAAGCTGATATCCGTGTAGGAAACTCACTTCCACTAGAAAACATCCCAATGGGTTCTACGATCCACAACATCGAGTTAAAGCCTGGTAAAGGCGGTCAGCTAGTACGTTCTGCAGGTACATCTGCACAGCTGCTAGGTCGTGAAGGCAAATATGTCATCATCCGTCTACAATCTGGTGAAGTTCGCATGGTTCTTGCTACTTGCCGCGCTACAATCGGCCAAGTTGGCAACGAGCAGCACGAATTGATCAACATCGGTAAAGCAGGTCGTTCTCGTTGGTTAGGCAAGCGCCCTACAGTCCGTGGTTCTGTAATGAACCCGAACGATCACCCACACGGTGGTGGTGAAGGACGTACACCAATCGGTCGTCCGACTCCTGTTACTCCTTGGGGTAAACCGGCTCTTGGCTATAAAACACGTAAGAAAAACAACAAATCCGACAAACTTATCGTTCGTCGTCGTAAAAAATAA
- the rpsS gene encoding 30S ribosomal protein S19, whose translation MGRSLKKGPFADDHLLKKVDVQKDAQKKQVIKTWSRRSTIFPSFIGLTIAVYDGRKHVPVYVTEDMVGHKLGEFVPTRTYKGHGADDKKTKR comes from the coding sequence ATGGGCCGCAGCTTGAAAAAAGGACCTTTTGCAGATGATCATCTATTAAAAAAGGTTGATGTACAAAAAGATGCACAAAAGAAACAGGTTATCAAAACTTGGTCTCGCCGTTCTACTATCTTCCCGTCTTTCATCGGATTGACGATTGCAGTATACGACGGACGCAAACACGTACCTGTTTATGTGACTGAAGATATGGTTGGTCACAAATTGGGCGAATTCGTACCTACGCGCACTTACAAAGGTCATGGTGCCGACGATAAGAAAACAAAACGCTAA
- the rpsJ gene encoding 30S ribosomal protein S10 encodes MAKQKIRIRLKAYDHRILDQSAEKIVETAKRSGASVSGPIPLPTERSVYTILRAVHKYKDSREQFEMRTHKRLIDIVNPTPQTVDALMKLDLPSGVDIEIKL; translated from the coding sequence ATGGCAAAACAAAAGATTCGTATTCGTTTGAAAGCATATGATCACCGTATTCTTGATCAGTCAGCTGAAAAGATCGTTGAAACAGCAAAACGTTCAGGTGCTAGCGTATCAGGTCCGATTCCGTTGCCAACTGAAAGATCTGTCTACACGATCCTTCGTGCGGTACATAAGTACAAAGATTCGCGCGAGCAGTTCGAAATGCGTACGCATAAACGTCTAATCGATATCGTCAATCCGACACCACAAACTGTCGATGCGTTGATGAAACTTGACTTACCGTCAGGCGTAGACATCGAAATCAAACTTTAA
- the rplW gene encoding 50S ribosomal protein L23, whose product MEARDVLKRPVITERSSEQMEFKKYTFEVDTRANKTHVKQAVEEIFGVKVAKVNVQNYKGKFKRMGKHAGYTNKRRKAIVTLTADSKDIELFEM is encoded by the coding sequence ATGGAAGCACGTGATGTATTGAAACGTCCGGTCATTACCGAGCGTTCTTCTGAACAAATGGAGTTCAAAAAATACACTTTCGAAGTGGATACACGCGCTAACAAAACGCATGTAAAGCAAGCTGTCGAAGAAATTTTCGGCGTGAAAGTGGCAAAAGTCAACGTTCAGAACTACAAAGGTAAGTTCAAGCGTATGGGCAAACATGCTGGATACACGAACAAACGCCGCAAAGCGATCGTTACGCTAACAGCAGACTCCAAAGACATCGAACTATTTGAAATGTAA
- the rplV gene encoding 50S ribosomal protein L22 — MQQVKATARTVRIAPRKVRLVVDLIRGKKIGEAVAILRLTPKAASPVVEKVLKSAIANAEHNYEMDVENLIVSEVFVDEGPTMKRFRPRAQGRASAINKRTSHITVVVSEKKEG, encoded by the coding sequence ATGCAACAAGTAAAAGCTACTGCCCGCACAGTCCGTATTGCTCCTCGCAAAGTCCGTTTGGTCGTTGATCTTATCCGGGGCAAGAAAATCGGTGAAGCTGTCGCGATTCTACGCCTGACGCCTAAAGCGGCATCTCCGGTTGTAGAAAAAGTATTAAAATCAGCAATCGCAAACGCTGAACACAACTATGAAATGGATGTCGAAAACCTCATCGTAAGCGAAGTATTCGTTGATGAAGGTCCGACAATGAAACGTTTCCGTCCACGTGCACAAGGTCGTGCAAGTGCGATCAACAAACGTACGAGCCACATCACTGTAGTGGTATCTGAAAAGAAGGAGGGATAA
- the rplC gene encoding 50S ribosomal protein L3 — MTKGILGRKVGMTQIFAENGDLIPVTVIEAAPNVVLQKKTAETDGYEAIQLGFEDKREKLANKPEKGHVAKAETAPKRFIREFRGLDVAGYEVGQEVKVDAFAEGDIVDITGVSKGKGFQGVIKRHGHSRGPMSHGSRFHRAPGSLGAVDGQRVFKGMKLPGRTGGKTITIQNLEIVRVDAERNLLLVKGNVPGARKSLIQVKSAIKGN; from the coding sequence ATGACCAAAGGAATCTTAGGAAGAAAAGTCGGTATGACGCAAATTTTTGCTGAAAACGGCGATTTGATCCCAGTAACTGTGATTGAAGCTGCTCCTAACGTTGTTCTTCAAAAGAAGACAGCTGAAACGGACGGCTACGAAGCAATCCAGCTTGGATTCGAAGATAAACGTGAAAAGCTTGCAAACAAACCTGAAAAGGGACACGTTGCGAAAGCTGAAACGGCACCTAAGCGCTTCATCCGTGAATTCCGCGGATTGGATGTGGCTGGGTATGAAGTTGGTCAGGAAGTCAAAGTTGACGCATTCGCTGAAGGCGATATCGTTGACATTACAGGAGTATCAAAAGGTAAAGGATTCCAAGGTGTTATCAAACGCCACGGACACTCCCGCGGCCCAATGAGCCACGGTTCCCGTTTCCACCGTGCACCAGGTTCCCTAGGAGCTGTTGACGGTCAACGCGTATTCAAAGGTATGAAACTACCTGGACGTACAGGCGGGAAAACAATCACAATCCAAAACCTTGAAATCGTACGAGTTGACGCTGAGCGTAACTTGTTGCTTGTTAAAGGTAATGTTCCAGGAGCACGCAAATCATTGATTCAAGTGAAAAGTGCTATTAAAGGGAACTAA
- the rplD gene encoding 50S ribosomal protein L4, whose amino-acid sequence MPKVSVLNQTGSSVGEIELNEGIFGIEPNEAVLFETLVQQRASLRQGNHKVKTRAEVAGGGRKPWRQKGTGRARQGSIRSPQWRGGGIVFGPTPRSYSYKLPKKVRRLALRSALSTKVRDEEIIVLEGLAFDAPKTKEFVKVLENLSIDKKALFVTADLDETVALSARNIPGVSVVTANGINVLDLVAHDKLVITKGAVEKLEEVLG is encoded by the coding sequence ATGCCTAAAGTATCCGTACTAAACCAGACAGGTTCTTCAGTCGGCGAAATCGAATTGAACGAAGGAATCTTCGGAATCGAACCGAATGAGGCTGTCCTATTTGAAACATTGGTTCAACAACGCGCTTCTTTGCGCCAAGGGAACCATAAAGTAAAAACTCGCGCGGAAGTAGCCGGCGGTGGACGTAAACCATGGCGCCAAAAAGGAACAGGACGTGCTCGTCAAGGGTCCATCCGATCACCACAATGGCGTGGAGGCGGTATCGTATTCGGTCCAACTCCAAGAAGCTACAGCTACAAACTTCCTAAAAAAGTTCGTCGCTTGGCTCTTCGTTCTGCACTATCCACAAAAGTTCGTGACGAAGAAATCATCGTATTGGAAGGTCTTGCTTTCGACGCACCGAAAACAAAAGAATTTGTAAAAGTGCTTGAAAACCTATCAATTGATAAAAAAGCTTTATTTGTAACGGCTGACCTAGATGAAACAGTGGCATTGTCCGCTCGTAACATCCCTGGAGTAAGCGTCGTTACAGCTAACGGCATCAATGTGCTTGACCTTGTCGCACATGACAAGCTTGTCATCACGAAAGGTGCAGTTGAAAAATTAGAGGAGGTGCTTGGTTAA